The Budorcas taxicolor isolate Tak-1 chromosome 2, Takin1.1, whole genome shotgun sequence nucleotide sequence TGGACACAGGTGAGGAGTGGCCAAGCCCTGAGGAGGTGTCCCAAGGAGGGGGGGTGGGTCCAGTGAGACCCAAGGCAGAGGAGAGGCCAGTAACGAAGGACAaggtacttcccaggtggcccgtGAAGGGGAGCCTGAGCGTGTCCGCCCGTCTCTCCTGCAGAGATCGCCATCTGCCCCAACAATCACGAGGTGCACATCTACGAGAAGAGCGGGAACAAGTGGGTCCAGGTGCACGAACTCAAGGAGCACAACGGACAGGTGACAGGTGGGTTGGGCTTCTGGGATCACCCTCCTGAACGAGGGCAGGGCAGAGCCAGGCCGTCCACCTACTCACAGTGTTAGGTAGGAGAGTTTGGGTTGCAAGCATTGATAACAGAACCCTGATTCAGACTGGCTGAAGTTATAAAGCAGTTACATGGATGGGTTCATGTTACTGAAAAACACAGATGTTGGAAGGCTTCAGGAAAGGCTTGATCCAGCACGTCAGCATTACCAGGGACCCATTTCTATTTTTGTCTCTTGGCTTGGCCTTCCGATGTGTTTGCTGATAACTGAGAGAGCTGTAACACCCCCAGTGAACTCTAGCAGCACCCCCTGATTCAATCCTGATTGTGACCTCGAAGCCCCTCCTCTGTGGACACTGTCGAGCCACCTCTGCTTGGATGGCTTCAGCCTagtccttcctcccaccccacagGCATTGACTGGGCCCCGGAGAGTAACCGCATCGTGACCTGCGGCACAGACCGCAACGCCTACGTGTGGACGCTGAAGGGCCGCACGTGGAAGCCCACGCTTGTCATCCTGCGCATCAACCGCGCCGCTCGCTGTGTGCGCTGGGCCCCCAAGGAGAACAAGTTCGCTGTGGGCAGTGGCTCCCGTGTCATCTCCATCTGCTATTTTGAGCAGGAAAATGACTGGTGGGTGCCCAGGTGGGGTCAGCGTGGGTTTGGAGGGACCTGGGGCTGCAGACCAACAGGTGGTGGGACAGGAGGGTCCCAGAAAGCCACTGGACGGGGAGTCAGGACCCCTGTTCACAGGACCCGAGAAGGGTGTCCTTtccagcccttggcagtgaggCGAGGGGCTCCCTGCACAGCGCCTGGCCTCCCCTGGCCCCCTCTAGTAATAAGGACACAAGCCACACCAGGGCCGCTTCTGCGGGCATCACACTAAGCCCTGCACACGGACGCAATGACCCCCGCAGCCCCCTGGACTGGGCGTCTGCTGCCATCcctggtggcggtggtggtttagtcgctcagtcgtgtcctactcttgcaaccccgtggactgtagcccgccaggctcctctatccaggggattctccaggcaagaatactggagtgggttgccattttcttctccaggggatcttcccaacccaggaactgaacccgggtcttccgcactgcaggcagattctttaccgactgagctatgagggaagccccgctgccatccccactttacagcaaaggccctgaggcaaatCACCTGCCCACGGCACCAGCCGTCACGCACCAGGGCCCACTCACAAGCTCCAGCCATGTCACAACCTTCTCTCCGGGGTCACTGAGGGCAGAGGACGGGCAGGAGCTCAGACTGGGGtctgagagacttgggttcaggtCCCACCCTGACCAGTGAGCAGCCTCGTGACTTCTCCTTAACCCAGCGGCCCCAGGGTAGTTGCGAGGTTGAAAGGAGACCAGGGGTGGCGCTCCCATCCAGGGAGGGACCCAGCTGGCCCGGGCCCTTCCCTCCTGGGACCTCTGCGGTCTGCAGGGCCCAGTGGGAGCCTGGAGCCCGAGGCGCTGAGGTCTGAGGGCGCTCACCTGTCTGTCCCTCTCTCCCCCGACACCTGTGTGACCGCTGCCGTGTCCAGGTGGGTGTGCAAGCACATCAAGAAGCCCATCCGCTCCACTGTCCTCAGCCTGGACTGGCACCCCAACAACGTGCTCCTGGCCGCCGGCTCCTGCGACTTCAAATGCCGGTGAGGGCCGGGGCCCTGCCGTCAACACAGGATTCATCGGGGGTCTGAGGGTGGGGGGAGCCCTGTCCCGAGAGCCCCGCCTTCCAGACCAGCTCTGCTGCCAGGGGGTGACCTGGGGCCTCAGTCCAGCTACTGTGAGGTTTTGTTCTTTGAAGGATTGTTCCTGGGTCGTCTGTCCGGCCGGTGGGGAGTCTTAGAAGGACATACACCTTTGCCACTTAATGTCAGCAGGATCTCTTTTCTAGACCCTCCTGTCCTCATTAGAACCTCCCACTCCTTCAGCTTCCTGATTTTCATCTGAGGGGAAAAGAGTGGGTGTTTTTATTCACACTGAGATAGAAATGACTGAGGCTGGGACAGTCTCTGCCTCGTCATCTTAAGACCTGGAACACAGAGACTCCAACTGCCTCTGGCTGTTTCTTACTTTGGGCCCAGCACCCCTGAGTCTCCCAAGGCCTCTGGCTCCCAGCTCCAGGCAAGATGGCCTGCATTTCTGAATCGCCCCTGGGCAGTGAGGCTACAGCAGGCAccagaggccccagcatggagCGGATACGGTCCAGAGAGCTCCCAGGACTTGGAGCTGGGAGACCTCCTGGCCCTGCTCCATTGCACAAGTGGGCACTGAGGCCCAGACTTCTCCAAGCATGAAGACTCAGGTCGTGAAAAGCCAACCCTGGTACCCACAAACTCAGCTAGGTGCTCTGGCCTCAGCAGGCCAGTTTGGGAGAGCGGGCGGGGGCTGGGGTCCCTTCTCGGGTCCTTCCCAGATCCCATCCATCCCCTTTTCTGCCTCTCCCGGCAGGATCTTCTCAGCCTACATCAAGGAGGTGGAGGAGCGGCCAGCACCCACCCCGTGGGGCTCCAAGATGCCGTTCGGAGAGCTGATGTTCGAGTCCAGCACTAGCTGTGGCTGGGTGCACGGCGTCTGCTTCTCAGACAGCGGCAGCCGTGTGGCCTGGGTCAGCCACGACAGCACCGTGTGCCTGGCCGATGCTGACAAGAAGATGGCGTGAGTGTGGGTCACTCGAGTGGGGTTGTGCCCCAGCACCGAGAACCAGGAGCCCGCGTGGCTGACATTGTGCTCTCTCTCTCAGCATCACCACTCTGGCCTCTGAAACGCTGCCGCTACTGGCCGTCACCTTCATCACGGAGAACAGTCTGGTGGCGGCGGTAAGGAGGGGGTCCGGGAGAGGGGCTGGTGACAGCAGGTCTCCCAGTGGCCCCAAGATGCCCAGGCAGCCCTCGATTTGTCCCCGCTCacgcctctccttcctccctccctcccacccgtcCATCTCTACTCGGAATAGGTGGGGTTACACTGGGGTAACGACATCAACAATCCCCAGTGGCACCAGCTGCAGTGGCCTAACATGGGAAAGTGTTTGTTTCTTGCTCACTTTGTTCGGTCTGGGTACTGGGATGGGGGCTGTCTCCCATCTGGAGACAGGGGACGTGGGGAGCTATGCCCTGGGCCAGACCTTcctgtttttacattttattggCCGATGGAAATGACAGGGCCACACCGCACTCAAAGAGTGGGTGCTTGTGGTggctggaggtgggtgggggtccTACTGTGTGCCCAGAAAGGTGCCACTCTTCCTCCGTCCCTCCCGCCCAGCTCTGTCAAGTCTCTCTTCAGGCCTCAGCAAACTTACTGGGGTCCCAGGGGGATCAGGCCCACTTTGCCTAGGGAAGGGTCCAGCCTTGTCTCCCCCAGAGCACATGTAACTGGATGGGATGGGGCCGCTGGCCTCCCAGGGGAGTCCCAGACCAGCTTTCTCAACCAGATGCTGGCCTTGTGGGCGGAGGGGGCCGCTCCTAGGTGCTCAGCCGCAACATCTGGCCCCTGTTACTATACCCGGGGTCCCTGAGCAGGCATCGGCTGCCTGGCACTACACCCACGCCCTGCCTCCGGCACCCCCCGGATTGGTGGCCAGGGGTGACTTGGCCTTGCACCTCCCCCGGGGCCTGGGGTTCCCCTAGAGGAAAGTGGGGGCGCTGCAGCTGCGCTGGCCAGCGCTCCAGTGGCACCCCGTCCTGCCCCTCGCCGCAGGGCCACGACTGCTTCCCGGTGCTCTTCACCTACGACAGCGCCGCGGGGAAGCTGAGCTTCGGTGGGCGGCTGGACGTCCCCAAGCAGAGCTCGCAGCGCGGCCTCACGGCCCGCGAGCGCTTCCAGAACCTCGACAAGAAGGCGAGCTCGGAAGGCAGCGCGGCGGCGGGCGCCGGCCTGGACTCGCTGCACAAGAACAGCGTCAGGTGCGGGCggggcccgggggcggggccaCTTAGGAAGGCGGGTCCGTCTCTTCCGGCGGCGGGACTAGCATCAGGCGGTGGGCGAGCGGGCAGCCTCGCTCTGCAGCCCTGGGACCGTGTGGGACCGCGTGGGACCGCCGCAGGGCCGGGTGTGCGGGTCTGGCGGGTGGCCGGGCAGCGACCCACGGCCTCCTAGCGGGCGGGGCCTGAGCTGCAGCGGCTCTGGGGCTAGAACCTGGCGGGGAGGCGCGGAATGAAGAGTGGCAGCGGTCTCCTCGAGGAGCTAGGGTGGGATCGGAGCAAGAGACCCTGAATCCTGCCAGCCGTGGGTGTCCGCCCCGTAGCAGATGAGCGAGCACGGCCAGGCCTTGGCCCTTGTCTGTTAAGCCCTCCTGTGGCCGCCGGGTCCCGTGTCTTCAGACCAGACCGTTTTGCCGACCTTCCAAGGCTCTCTGGAACTAGCCCTGCCTCTTCCCAGCCCCACCTTTGGCTGCTTCTCCCCATCACACCGTGTTGTCACTGACTCCCTGGGTGCACGTCCTCTGCCCACGCCGCCCTGTGTCCCTTGCAGACAGGCTGCTGCTTGCCTCTAGAGCAGACTTGGGAGCCCTGTCCTCTGTGATCCTTCCCGGCTGGGCACACACACCTCACCGGAGCGGGCTCCCCCAGCAGTCAGGgggctcctggagggcagggtgggATCTGTAAAGCCCTCCTCCTCTTTGCAGCCAGATCTCGGTGCTCAGTGGGGGAAAGGCCAAGTGCGCGCAGTTTTGCACCACCGGCATGGACGGCGGCATGAGCATCTGGGACGTGAAGGTGAGGCCTGACCTccacccctgcctccccccaGGTCCCCAGGGCGGGCCCCCTACCCCCCACCTTCTCCCTGGCAGCCACCTGGACACTCCAGCCCTTCATCCCTGCAGAAGGGCCCCTCAGTGGAGTGAGGACCCCTTGGCACCCTCTGCAGTACCTTCCTTCagggccaggattcaaacccaggtcacctgacCCCAAAGGCCAGGTTCTGTGTCCGGCGCCAGGTCCCTGCGGGTGGTGGTGGGATGTCTGCAGGACAGCTGAGAACCAGCCTGTCTGTCCTGCTTTTCTCCTCCCAGAGCCTGGAGTCTGCCCTGAAGGACCTCAAGATCATGTGACCTGCGAGGAGTGTGCTGCCCTCGGCCCAGCTGCTGAAGCGGGTCGGGGAGGCTGAGGGCCGCTTTGCTGAGTTTCTGGGGTACCGGGTGGGGTCCCCACCGGGGCTTCTCCCACAGGAGGGGAGGGACGGGGAGGGATGGGAGGCTGCTTCTTGGCTCTGGAAGGAACGAttgcttttttcttaaagaaatgctTTAATTGTAAAAACTTCTCAAAGCACTCTGGTGGTCATGAACTGCTTCAGAACGTGGAGGTAATAAAAACACAACTGTAGACACGCTGGCCTGTGTCTGGAGGAGGGGTCAATCTGGGCAGGGCACTGGTAGCTTCCTGCCGTTTGCCGGCACAGCTGATCCTCACAGAGGCGGCTCCCCCGTGGTTGCTTCCCGCCGTCCAGCCTGGGAGCTGCCAGGACCCGCCGTCTCCTGTCACTCACTGAGCAGTCAGATGCCAAGACTGGCGACTGTACACTCTGGGCTGGTTCTGGGCTTTGAAGGAAATTACTGTTTCTCTATTTGATGTTTGCGGTTGGTTTCTCTAATAACTGCTCATTTTTTAAGGATAATCCCCCTCCCCTTCCTATTTTACTGGGTTTTTTTAATCACATGGGTTTTAGTCTAACTAGGTAATGCATTACATC carries:
- the ARPC1B gene encoding actin-related protein 2/3 complex subunit 1B — encoded protein: MAYHSFLVEPISCHAWNKDRTQIAICPNNHEVHIYEKSGNKWVQVHELKEHNGQVTGIDWAPESNRIVTCGTDRNAYVWTLKGRTWKPTLVILRINRAARCVRWAPKENKFAVGSGSRVISICYFEQENDWWVCKHIKKPIRSTVLSLDWHPNNVLLAAGSCDFKCRIFSAYIKEVEERPAPTPWGSKMPFGELMFESSTSCGWVHGVCFSDSGSRVAWVSHDSTVCLADADKKMAITTLASETLPLLAVTFITENSLVAAGHDCFPVLFTYDSAAGKLSFGGRLDVPKQSSQRGLTARERFQNLDKKASSEGSAAAGAGLDSLHKNSVSQISVLSGGKAKCAQFCTTGMDGGMSIWDVKSLESALKDLKIM